The genome window TTTTTCAAACGAAAAGAACAGTAAGTATGAGTAAAAATAATCAGCCTTTTAAGCCCCATGTATTCTCCAAAACAGGAGGCGACATATGAATACCATTCTGAAAGTTATAGAAAAGCTAAAGTTGAAGGTCTTACATATTGAAGATGTTCCAGAGTCATATAGTTCTGATGTTTACAAACTTACTCTTGTCAGTGGAGAAAATGTATTTGTGAAAATCCCATTTAATAAGGATAAACTATACCGTGAATTTCAGATCCTCGAACGATTAAAGGGTGTAATACCTATTCCTAAGGTATTGGACATTTGGTACGGGGATGAAAGTGCTGTTGGAGCGTTGCTCCTTTCAGCACTTCAAGGTAAGCCTTTTACAGGAGAGATGGATGAGCGTCTTTCTTATCAGATTGGCATGTATCATGCTATGCTCCATGAGGTTAAAACTTCTGGGTATGGTTACCATGGAACTGATGGTTTTAAGTTACTTGACCAAAATAATTGGAGATTATATATCAAAAGTAACTTTGAAAAGTGGAAAGAGCCCTGTAAAGAAATTCTCGACTCTGAATTGTATGAGAGATGTATTCATCACTTTGATGGTGTTTTCTCTGCTTTACCGCATCCTGACGGACCATGCATTGTTCACATGGATTTTAGACCAGGTAATATATTGGTGAATGGTAACGAGGTTGCTGGTATTATTGATTTCGAGAGCGCTCGTAGCGGTTCCTCGGAAATAGATTTCACAAAAGTGAATCGATATATTTGGAAAGTCAATCCGAGAACTAAGATCCCGTATATTAAAGGCTATGAATCAATTCGACCTATGTTGGATCTGGAAAGAGTGCTGCCATTTTACGATCTGTACGATGCTTTCAGCGCAGTTGTTTGGTGTAAAAATAGAGGCATTGAAAAAAATCGTATGTTCCTTCAGGAGAATATTCTTATTTTAAGGAATTCTGTGGGTTATTGAGTAGAATTGATTATACATGATGGGGCTTAATCTCATATGTACTCCATATAATTGTATGCGGTTTCAAAACACCCTAATTGATATAATAAATTCCGTAATTACACCTGGCTTCAAAATAAAAAAATTTGATGAGCATCGTGACTGGGAAAATGAAAATATCCAATGGAAATTTACAATTGAGGCAAATAAATAAATTCAAGATTTATCCCTAGAAAATTTGCTCTTTTGTCGGAGTGACTTTTTCGTGCATAAATTGCAAGGTATTCATTATGTATTTCCCATAAGCTTACCTTGAAGGGAGGGACTACTACGATGGATTGGTTGGACAGGATGAATGGTGCCATGGAATATATCGAATCAAATCTAGCGGACATTATTTCAATTGATGAAATAGCACAGAGAGCCTGTTGCTCTACCTATCATTTCCAGAGAATGTTTCCATTTATTACTGGCGTATCATTATCGGAGTATATTCGACGTCGACGGTTGACATTGGCAGCATTCGAACTGCAGACAGCAGAATCAAAGGTTATTGATGTAGCTATGAAATATGGATATGATTCGCCGGAGGAGTTTGCACGAGCCTTTAAGAATCTTCATGGTATTATGCCTACATCTGCACGCAATACAGGCAACTCTCTAAAAGCCTATCCTCGAATGTCCTTTCACATTTCAATCAAAGGGGATGTCGAAATGAATTACCGTATTGAGCAAAGAGATTCGTTTGAGATGTTTGGAGTATATGGGATTATCAATGCAGATCAGAAAACAGCATTCGCTGAAGTACCTCAATTCCGTATAAAATGTGATGATGATGGCAGCGTTGATCATATGAATGACTTACTGGGACGTTTTGGTGATACCATGTTGCATGCCGCCCTCTATGATCACACGAAAGAATCTTTCAAATACATGATCTGTTATCATGCACCTAAAGGACTTGAGATTCCAGAGAGATTCACAAAACTTGCTGTCCCAGCATTAACGTGGGCGGTTTTCCCCGAGCCGCAAAGTGATATGCAAAAACTATGGGTACGAATCTATTCTGAGTGGTTTCCGACATCTGAATACGAACAGGTTGAGGGCCCTACTTTCGAAATGTATTATGGAATGGCACGGCATGGAAATGTTTCAGGAGAAATCTGGATACCGGTGAAGAAAAAATAACGTACTGAAGTTTGCGAAATGCAGGCATTAATGAAGAAGACAACGGAATAAATTCAGCGTATAGTATGGGTCATCCCCACAAAGGATGGCCCTATAACTTGCCGTTACAGACAGCGCCATTAGAGGGAAAGGGAAGATTGTTTGATTATATTATCTTGAGGGGGTTAGATATGGATATTAAAATACGAGAAATAATATCAGATGATTATGCTGAGGTTGTTTTTTTATGGAACGATGTGCTTGGAATGAGCAATGTTAATATTGCAAACTTTCGAGAGACTATGGAAGAGATGAATAGGGAAGGGAATTATAAAACATTTGTCGCATTAATAGAAAATGAAGTGGTCGGATTTGTAACTATTGTTCAAGCATTATCTGTTGGCGTTCCAATTGGTTATCTACATATTCAAGGTCTTGCGGTTAAAAGAAATGTTCAACACAGGGGAATCGGAACAAAATTACTAAGGCAGACTGAAAATTATGCTAAAGAACGGGGAATAGCAAGTATTATATTATGTAGCGGAGTTAAGCGAATCGAAGCCCATGCTTTTTATGAACATAACGGCTATGACAGAGATTCATATTGCTTCGATAAGATGATCGACCTAACTCAAGGTTAAACGGCACTAAATAGGCCCAACTCACTCTGTAATCACAAGAGTAGGATGTTGGGCTTTTTCCGTACTGCATTACACATATCATTAAAACAACCTATACATACGAAGTCATTGATGGATCATATTTCTTCGGTATTGATAAGGCGTAACTCCGTATTCCACTTTGAACAGCTGGATAAAATATTGATTTTTTTTGTAACCGACCATTTGCGCGATATCGTGGACCCGGAGTTCCGAATCTTGAAGCAATTGAGAAGCTTTCTCCAGCCTCTTCCTGGAAATGTAGTTTGACACATTTTCGCCCGTCTCCTGTTTAAACAGTTTGGAAAAGTAGACCGGATGCAGATGTGCAACTTTGCCCAGTTCATCCAGGCTAAGGCCATGTGACAGGTGCTCTTCGATATACGTTTGTACTTTGTCGATGATGGTTTGAATGGACATCTGTTTGTTGTTTGTGATCCGACTGACCCGTTCCATGAGAGTTGACGATAGTTCATCAGGATACTGTAACTGGTTGAATATCCAATCCACGGTCTCGGTGGTATCACGATCCTTGTCCGTCAGATACGCATATCGAATGATCTCCATGAGAAAGATTACTTTTTGCTTTCGGGAACGGATATGATCATATTTTTTAATAATGTGTCCGGCTGACTCCCCATCACCACATGATGGAGAATGGTTGAATATGGCTATGAAGTCTTCTGAGTGTACATCTTCATTAAGGAAGAACCTGTAGAATATCTGTCGGGTCATGTTTCGATCAGTTAACAAAAATGGAGGAGACACGACCGATTGCTCCAGTTTGATAGTCAGTTCTCCAGCAGCTTCTTCCGGAATAAAAGCAGTCAGTCGGGTTCCAGTAGCCCATACGAGACGATCCAATTTGTCTCCGACAGCATATTTTATAACACTCACCTGTTCTTGTGTGAAACCCTCCAGCTTGAGACAGCAAAAATGGCGTCCCCCTAGAAATGTAGTATAAGCCTCATACTCCTTACTTAATGTCCCGTTATGACCCAGCAGCGAGAGCAGAAACGCCAATCCATCGAAGTTTTCCCATACGATAGATTGGGCGGGCCTTGTCTTTGCAATATTGTTAATGGCTTTGGACATGGCTTTCTCCACGTCATCTTTATCGACAGGTTTGAGCAGATAGTCGAGTGCACCCAGACGAATTCCCTGTTGCGCATATTCGAACTCGGAGTAACCGGAGAGGATGATAACTTTGGTTGACAAGCCATGTTGGTGGATATGTTGAAGCAGATCGATACCAGAGACTTCGGGCATTCGGATGTCAGTAATCAGAATGTCGATGTGATTTTGAGTCAGCATGTCCCTTGCTTCAATCGAATTGGTCATCGTCTCGATCTGGTCAATGCCGAAAGTGTTCCAATCGAGCAAATGCTTCATGTACTCCACGACGTAATGTCCGTCATCCACAATTAATAAACGCATATCAGCTATCTCCTTTCATCTCGGGAATACGGATGAGCAGCAGGACGGACAAGCCGCCCCAATCATTGGTAGTAAAATGTAACCCACTACGTTCGCCGTACGTATTTTTCAGACGTCGATTTACATTCCAGAGCCCTACACCTTTGATTCCTTCAGGCGGGGAGTCGCTCTCAAGCCGAGTCTCCAGGTTGCGGATATCGTCCAGTGAAAGACCCTTCCCGTCATCAGAGACCTTGATCGTTATCGCATCCTCCGTCTGTTTTACATCAATAGTTACTCGATGGGCACCTTGTTGACCTTCAATCCCATGTTGAATCGCATTTTCAACTACGGGCTGGATGATCAGCGGCGTGAGAGAAAGGGAGGCCAGCTCCGGCGGAAGATCAATGCTGTACTCCATTTTTTTGCTAAGCGCCATAATAATCAGGAAATGTTCTGCAAACTGAAGCTCGCTTTCCAGCGTGACCTCATGCTGATCCAATTTGGTTAAATAACGATAATATTCAGCTAGATGTTTGCTCATGCGCATGACCGAATCAGGTGAAAACTGGGCCACCGACATGATGAAAAACAAACTATTGTACAAAAAATGAGGGTTGATCTGAGCCTGGAGTTGTTGAAGTTCCGCACTTCGCCTGAGCTCCGTTTCGGTCTTCAAGGATACGAACAGATCCTGGATCTCGGTAACCATATGATTAAAACTTTTAAACAGGCTGTAGAATTCTCTATCCGTATTTTCGGTAATACGCGTGTTGTGATTGCCTTGTTCAACCTGTGAAAACTTTCGCTCCAACAAACGAATATTACGGTAATAGTTCCGGTAAAACGTAAAGATCACAACCAGCCCAAGCGTAAAAACGGCTAAAATACTGGCAAAAAAAACCTTGCGATTGCGGTCAAGCGGCTGCAGGAAATCATTCGTCTGTGTATATGTAATCAGATAGGCATCGATGGATTCAATATATCGGGAAAGAACATAGTAATCGTCCGAATTGGTGTGATAATCATATTTTAAAGTGACCTCCGGCTGTGGAGAAACCATATCGGTAACCGCTTTCAAGAGTTCGTTATCGACTTCTTTTTCACTCCATAACTGATCAGTGTTAAACAGAAATAGAGCGTTTGAGCTGTCATTGTTTACAGCCTTTTTCAGCAGATTTTTCAAATAATCGGTATTCAGCTTTACCCCAACAACGTACTGAGTCGGTTCATTTTGTCCGGATTTTTGGATGTAAGGATAGAGGGCAAAGTAATACAAGCTATTGCCGACGATTTGCCAACCCCGTTGATGAACATCCTTGAAAGGAATTCGTGCCTCTGGCGTATTGTTCGTGGACAGAAATGTTTCTTCAGACTTCCAATAGATGCCGATGGACTCGATGGAGCGACTGGATAGAAGCGTTTGCCGCAAGCGATCAACGATATCGTTTTTCTTCATTTGCGAATCGTAATTGCTCAGCTCGATCACATGCCTCTGATAAAACCGGACATCACTGTCAGCTGCATACTGAACCCCGTACATATTTGCCTCGTACATCACTCCATCAAGAATTCCTTTCACATAATCAAGCTGGTTTTTGGAAGCGCCGATCAGATTTTCTTCCAGTGTCTTGGAACTCAATTGATTCATTACGAAAAACAAACTCAACGTTAACAACAGAAAAAAAACAAAAAAATAAATGAATCGTTTCATATACATTTTTCTGATCATATGTGGTTCCTTTCATAACGCCAAACGTAGTAGTGCAAACTCCAGATCGGATTATCCTTAATATAAGCCAAACCTTCGAAAAGCGGAAGGGCAGCATAGGCAATACATGAAAGCGGTTTTAAATTGCTTCAGGTTGGGGTGATGATCTTGAAATTTTGGCATTTTGGAATGAAAGCGCTTTTGTTAAGCTTATCTTCAAGGATCGCTTTTGAAGAGCCATCATAGAGGAGGTATGCAACATTAACGAAACTGTGCCCGCCAGATCCCCGAAAAAAACAAAAACAAAGATTCCCCAGCGATCTTCATTGAAAAAGGAACTTAAGAAAAGCTGGCCTTTGTACGTACTGTGTATTCCCGCTTTTGTGTTTGTCTGCATCTTTTCCTATGGCCCGATGGTAGGATTGCTCATGGCATTTCAGGACTACAAACCATGGCTTGGCATCACAGGTTCACGATGGATCGGGTTAGATAATTTTGAACGAATTTTTCAGTACAAAGAAGCCACACAAGCAATCGTGAATACGCTGATTATCGCCGTTTCCAAAATTATCGTCGGCATTATCGTTCCAATCGGCATGGCTATTTTGCTGAGTGAGATCCGAAATATGGGCATTAAGAAAAGTGTGCAGACACTAGTGTATCTGCCGCATTTCTTGTCTTGGGTTACTGTGGCAGGATTAATGATCGACATTCTCGGATTAGACGGAGGCATCAATCACATCTTGACCCGGATTTTCGGAACCGATCCCATTTACTTCTTGGGTGATCCTGATCTGTTTCGATTCACGGTTGTCATCAGCGACGTGTGGAAGAGCTTTGGCTTCGGCATGATTGTTTATCTGGCTACCATTGCCGGGATCAATCCTTCGTATTACGAAGCGGCAGAGATCGACGGGGCCACACGCCGGCAGCAAATTCGATACGTCACTTTGCCTAGCATGTTGCCCATGATTATCGTCATTTCTACCCTGAGTCTAGGCAATATTCTGGACGCAGGCTTTGATCAAGTATTCAATCTGTACAACCCGCTTGTCTACAGTACAGGAGATATCATTGACACCTATGTCTACCGTTCATCCTTGTTAAACGGGCAATACGGGTTCGGGACCGCTGTTGGACTGTTCAAATCGGGAATCAGCTTGATTTTGATCGTTGTCTCCTACAGGCTGGCCTATAAATATGCCAATTACAAAATATTCTAACAAGGAGGGAGAGGGATCATGTACCATAAGACGACAGGCTATAGAGTATTCTCATATTTTAATTACGCGTTTATGATACTGGCTGGTCTGGCGTGTTTTCTGCCACTGCTTCATCTATTGGCACAATCGCTCAGCAGCAAAGCGGCCATTAGTGGGAATATGGTGTCATTTTGGCCGGTCGGATTCAACGTGGACGCCTATGTCAAAACGTTCAACAATTCCAATTTTAACGGTGCCATGCTGACATCCATTACTCGAACCGTGTTGGGTACAACCATCAGCATGTTTATCCTAATCTGTGCCGGATATGCCCTGTCCAAAGAATTCCGGGGACGCAACGTGCTCATGTGGTTTTTTATCTTCACCATGCTCTTCTCGGGGGGCTTGATACCTTCTTACATATTGATCACAGCCCTTGGATTAAAAGACACGATATGGGCTCTTGTGCTGCCGGGTGCTTTCGGTGCTTATAACCTGATTCTTCTCGTCAATTTTTTCAAAACGATTCCAAAAGCTTTGGAAGAAGCAGCTTTCATTGATGGAGCGTCCTTCTTCGTCATCCTCAGCAAAATATATTTACCATTATCTCTGCCTGGCATAGCGACCGTATCCCTGTTCATTATGGTGGGGCACTGGAACTCCTGGTTTGACGGAATTTTGTATATGTCGGATGCCAGCAAGTATCCGCTGGCTTCGTTCCTACAAACCGTTGTCGTGCAGAGCAACATGCAGAACATGGCGATGAGCCAGTCCGAGGTGGCAGCCATGTCGGAGCAAAGTATCAAGGCAGCTCAAATTTTTGTCAGCACGCT of Paenibacillus sp. FSL R5-0517 contains these proteins:
- a CDS encoding aminoglycoside phosphotransferase family protein translates to MNTILKVIEKLKLKVLHIEDVPESYSSDVYKLTLVSGENVFVKIPFNKDKLYREFQILERLKGVIPIPKVLDIWYGDESAVGALLLSALQGKPFTGEMDERLSYQIGMYHAMLHEVKTSGYGYHGTDGFKLLDQNNWRLYIKSNFEKWKEPCKEILDSELYERCIHHFDGVFSALPHPDGPCIVHMDFRPGNILVNGNEVAGIIDFESARSGSSEIDFTKVNRYIWKVNPRTKIPYIKGYESIRPMLDLERVLPFYDLYDAFSAVVWCKNRGIEKNRMFLQENILILRNSVGY
- a CDS encoding AraC family transcriptional regulator; translation: MDWLDRMNGAMEYIESNLADIISIDEIAQRACCSTYHFQRMFPFITGVSLSEYIRRRRLTLAAFELQTAESKVIDVAMKYGYDSPEEFARAFKNLHGIMPTSARNTGNSLKAYPRMSFHISIKGDVEMNYRIEQRDSFEMFGVYGIINADQKTAFAEVPQFRIKCDDDGSVDHMNDLLGRFGDTMLHAALYDHTKESFKYMICYHAPKGLEIPERFTKLAVPALTWAVFPEPQSDMQKLWVRIYSEWFPTSEYEQVEGPTFEMYYGMARHGNVSGEIWIPVKKK
- a CDS encoding GNAT family N-acetyltransferase translates to MDIKIREIISDDYAEVVFLWNDVLGMSNVNIANFRETMEEMNREGNYKTFVALIENEVVGFVTIVQALSVGVPIGYLHIQGLAVKRNVQHRGIGTKLLRQTENYAKERGIASIILCSGVKRIEAHAFYEHNGYDRDSYCFDKMIDLTQG
- a CDS encoding response regulator, with product MRLLIVDDGHYVVEYMKHLLDWNTFGIDQIETMTNSIEARDMLTQNHIDILITDIRMPEVSGIDLLQHIHQHGLSTKVIILSGYSEFEYAQQGIRLGALDYLLKPVDKDDVEKAMSKAINNIAKTRPAQSIVWENFDGLAFLLSLLGHNGTLSKEYEAYTTFLGGRHFCCLKLEGFTQEQVSVIKYAVGDKLDRLVWATGTRLTAFIPEEAAGELTIKLEQSVVSPPFLLTDRNMTRQIFYRFFLNEDVHSEDFIAIFNHSPSCGDGESAGHIIKKYDHIRSRKQKVIFLMEIIRYAYLTDKDRDTTETVDWIFNQLQYPDELSSTLMERVSRITNNKQMSIQTIIDKVQTYIEEHLSHGLSLDELGKVAHLHPVYFSKLFKQETGENVSNYISRKRLEKASQLLQDSELRVHDIAQMVGYKKNQYFIQLFKVEYGVTPYQYRRNMIHQ
- a CDS encoding histidine kinase; its protein translation is MNQLSSKTLEENLIGASKNQLDYVKGILDGVMYEANMYGVQYAADSDVRFYQRHVIELSNYDSQMKKNDIVDRLRQTLLSSRSIESIGIYWKSEETFLSTNNTPEARIPFKDVHQRGWQIVGNSLYYFALYPYIQKSGQNEPTQYVVGVKLNTDYLKNLLKKAVNNDSSNALFLFNTDQLWSEKEVDNELLKAVTDMVSPQPEVTLKYDYHTNSDDYYVLSRYIESIDAYLITYTQTNDFLQPLDRNRKVFFASILAVFTLGLVVIFTFYRNYYRNIRLLERKFSQVEQGNHNTRITENTDREFYSLFKSFNHMVTEIQDLFVSLKTETELRRSAELQQLQAQINPHFLYNSLFFIMSVAQFSPDSVMRMSKHLAEYYRYLTKLDQHEVTLESELQFAEHFLIIMALSKKMEYSIDLPPELASLSLTPLIIQPVVENAIQHGIEGQQGAHRVTIDVKQTEDAITIKVSDDGKGLSLDDIRNLETRLESDSPPEGIKGVGLWNVNRRLKNTYGERSGLHFTTNDWGGLSVLLLIRIPEMKGDS
- a CDS encoding ABC transporter permease subunit, producing MAFQDYKPWLGITGSRWIGLDNFERIFQYKEATQAIVNTLIIAVSKIIVGIIVPIGMAILLSEIRNMGIKKSVQTLVYLPHFLSWVTVAGLMIDILGLDGGINHILTRIFGTDPIYFLGDPDLFRFTVVISDVWKSFGFGMIVYLATIAGINPSYYEAAEIDGATRRQQIRYVTLPSMLPMIIVISTLSLGNILDAGFDQVFNLYNPLVYSTGDIIDTYVYRSSLLNGQYGFGTAVGLFKSGISLILIVVSYRLAYKYANYKIF
- a CDS encoding carbohydrate ABC transporter permease encodes the protein MYHKTTGYRVFSYFNYAFMILAGLACFLPLLHLLAQSLSSKAAISGNMVSFWPVGFNVDAYVKTFNNSNFNGAMLTSITRTVLGTTISMFILICAGYALSKEFRGRNVLMWFFIFTMLFSGGLIPSYILITALGLKDTIWALVLPGAFGAYNLILLVNFFKTIPKALEEAAFIDGASFFVILSKIYLPLSLPGIATVSLFIMVGHWNSWFDGILYMSDASKYPLASFLQTVVVQSNMQNMAMSQSEVAAMSEQSIKAAQIFVSTLPIILVYPFLQRYFVKGIVLGAVKE